In Salvelinus namaycush isolate Seneca chromosome 20, SaNama_1.0, whole genome shotgun sequence, the following proteins share a genomic window:
- the cast gene encoding calpastatin isoform X16, giving the protein MGQLLSWIRATRDNQALQDVAVEQQSQPRQYSPTSVAQVAVNPAQFESASAASTMATKPGAVSVTMGGATASGATAGGSPTTAGTTQRGTAKVAMPETALVSPAGATIIDIPTPGTKGSPKDTPKPAPMHPAKATPPTTGGGNIVGEATTPWKAEVPKLQESLKQTAKSVPTTSSKVDMAKKDPAQLVTAVAAPAAAAGNASLKGPQTKVQVEVVPPGAMAAKEELAVDPFDALADSLPSSESFAPAAHVYTGPEVIEHGLTSKKGVICGGKDCPLPPGYRFEDMAPVADVKPKDVPKPMSTDEALDSLSFGFTTSMAPIPQKQEKKVEDLGAIDALSAGFSNFAPPPPAPIKKSEEFKSAPVTKSPAPPVDKKAKVEKFADDFSLMSGLDSPLDTKPKTDESVPTTSSKVDMAKKDPAKLVTAVAAPAAAAGNASLKGPQTKVQVEVVPPGAMAAKEPAPMHPAKATPPTTGGGNIVGEATTPWKAEVPKLQESLKQTAKSVPTTSSKVDMAKKDPAQLVTAVAAPAAAAGNASLKGPQTKVQVEVVPPGAMAAKEELAVDPFDALADSLPSSESFAPAAHVYTGPEVIEHGLTSKKGVICGGKDCPLPPGYRFEDMAPVADVKPKDVPKPMSTDEALDSLSFGFTTSMAPIPQKQEKKVEDLGAIDALSAGFSNFAPPPPTPIKKSEEFKSAPVTKSPAPPVDKKAKVEKFADDFSLMSGLDSPLDTKPKTDESVPTTSIKVDMAKKDPAKLVTAVAAPAAAAGDASLKGPQTKVQVEVVPPGAMAAKEPAPMHPAKATPPTTGGGNIVGEATTPWKAEVPKLQESLKQTAKSVPTTSSKVDMAKKDPAQLVTAVAAPAAAAGNASLKGPQTKVQVEVVPPGAMAAKEELAVDPFDALADSLPSSESFAPAAHVYTGPEVIEHGLTSKKGVICGGKDCPLPPGYRFEDMAPVADVKPKDVPKPMSTDEALDSLSFGFTTSMAPIPQKQEKKVEDLGAIDALSAGFSNFAPPPPTPIKKSEEFKSAPVTKSPAPPVDKKAKVEKFADDFSLMSGLDSPLDTKPKTDEGGSMSLDALSALGDSLPALEPAPEPPKIRHEDIVTEGKLTSKKGVFVGERDDTLPPKYRLTENKVKDLPPLKPEPSMDSGEALEILSGDFMSSCVAPAVQAPVLCPPAPPTQASDDFALDALAGDFVAPAVAPAVKSAVDRQLSRGTVDALDTLSDSLMDKTPIPEPAPVSVRDIVKEKKIMEEKLTKVGERDSSLPAEYRPTEKDRKAMAEAKVQADVRPKQPSMDDSEALDLLSRDLSFSAGPAAASVAVTTEQRQPRLEPMSAPVLDDLAGTLLPDTPEFKSKGDKPKSKSKSRSKSKKQREEDPSSIDHLSGQLSSDVVSASTNKGGKS; this is encoded by the exons CCGGCACCCATGCACCCAGCCAAAGCTACACCTCCTACCACGGGAGGAGGCAATATTGTAGGGGAGGCGACAACTCCATGGAAAGCTGAAGTACCAAAGCTTCAAGAGTCTCTGAAACAGACAGCCAAG AGTGTGCCCACCACATCAAGCAAAGTTGACATGGCTAAAAAGGATCCTGCTCAGTTGGTTACGGCCGTTGCTGCACCAGCTGCCGCAGCTGGAAATGCCTCTCTGAAGGGGCCACAGACTAAG GTACAGGTGGAAGTAGTTCCCCCAGGAGCTATGGCAGCCAAAGAG GAGCTTGCTGTGGACCCGTTCGATGCCCTGGCTGATTCCTTACCCTCATCAGAGTCTTTCGCCCCTGCAGCCCATGTATACACCGGGCCAGAGGTGATAGAG CATGGATTGACCTCAAAGAAGGGCGTGATATGTGGGGGGAAAGACTGCCCACTGCCCCCAGGATACCGATTTGAAGACATG GCCCCAGTTGCAGATGTCAAGCCAAAAGATGTCCCG AAACCCATGAGCACAGATGAGGCTCTGGACTCCCTGTCCTTTGGGTTCACAACCTCTATGGCTCCCATCCCTCAGAAACAGGAGAAG AAAGTGGAAGACTTGGGTGCCATTGATGCCTTGTCTGCTGGCTTCTCAAACTTTGCTCCACCTCCACCTGCTCCCATCAAG AAATCTGAAGAGTTTAAGTCTGCGCCTGTGACCAAGTCTCCTGCTCCCCCCGTTGACAAGAAAGCTAAGGTGGAAAAG TTTGCTGATGACTTCTCTCTGATGTCAGGATTGGACTCCCCACTGGACACCAAGCCCAAGACAGATGAG AGTGTGCCCACCACATCAAGCAAAGTTGACATGGCTAAAAAGGATCCTGCTAAGTTGGTTACGGCCGTTGCTGCACCAGCTGCCGCAGCTGGAAATGCCTCTCTGAAGGGGCCACAGACTAAG GTACAGGTGGAAGTAGTTCCCCCAGGAGCTATGGCAGCCAAAGAG CCGGCACCCATGCACCCAGCCAAAGCTACACCTCCTACCACGGGAGGAGGCAATATTGTAGGGGAGGCGACAACTCCATGGAAAGCTGAAGTACCAAAGCTTCAAGAGTCTCTGAAACAGACAGCCAAG AGTGTGCCCACCACATCAAGCAAAGTTGACATGGCTAAAAAGGATCCTGCTCAGTTGGTTACGGCCGTTGCTGCACCAGCTGCCGCAGCTGGAAATGCCTCTCTGAAGGGGCCACAGACTAAG GTACAGGTGGAAGTAGTTCCCCCAGGAGCTATGGCAGCCAAAGAG GAGCTTGCTGTGGACCCGTTCGATGCCCTGGCTGATTCCTTACCCTCATCAGAGTCTTTCGCCCCTGCAGCCCATGTATACACCGGGCCAGAGGTGATAGAG CATGGATTGACCTCAAAGAAGGGAGTGATATGTGGGGGGAAAGACTGCCCACTGCCCCCAGGATACCGATTTGAAGACATG GCCCCAGTTGCAGATGTCAAGCCAAAAGATGTCCCG AAACCCATGAGCACAGATGAGGCTCTGGACTCCCTGTCCTTTGGGTTCACAACCTCTATGGCTCCCATCCCTCAGAAACAGGAGAAG AAAGTGGAAGACTTGGGTGCCATTGATGCCTTGTCTGCTGGCTTCTCAAACTTTGCTCCACCTCCACCCACTCCCATCAAG AAATCTGAAGAGTTTAAGTCTGCGCCTGTGACCAAGTCTCCTGCTCCCCCCGTTGACAAGAAAGCTAAGGTGGAAAAG TTTGCTGATGACTTCTCTCTGATGTCAGGATTGGACTCCCCACTGGACACCAAGCCCAAGACAGATGAG AGTGTGCCCACCACATCAATCAAAGTTGACATGGCTAAAAAGGATCCTGCTAAGTTGGTTACGGCTGTTGCTGCACCAGCTGCCGCGGCTGGAGATGCCTCTCTGAAGGGGCCACAGACTAAG GTACAGGTGGAAGTAGTTCCCCCAGGAGCTATGGCAGCCAAAGAG CCGGCACCCATGCACCCAGCCAAAGCTACACCTCCTACCACGGGAGGAGGCAATATTGTAGGGGAGGCGACAACTCCATGGAAAGCTGAAGTACCAAAGCTTCAAGAGTCTCTGAAACAGACAGCCAAG AGTGTGCCCACCACATCAAGCAAAGTTGACATGGCTAAAAAGGATCCTGCTCAGTTGGTTACGGCCGTTGCTGCACCAGCTGCCGCAGCTGGAAATGCCTCTCTGAAGGGGCCACAGACTAAG GTACAGGTGGAAGTAGTTCCCCCAGGAGCTATGGCAGCCAAAGAG GAGCTTGCTGTGGACCCGTTCGATGCCCTGGCTGATTCCTTACCCTCATCAGAGTCTTTCGCCCCTGCAGCCCATGTATACACCGGGCCAGAGGTGATAGAG CATGGATTGACCTCAAAGAAGGGAGTGATATGTGGGGGGAAAGACTGCCCACTGCCCCCAGGATACCGATTTGAAGACATG GCCCCAGTTGCAGATGTCAAGCCAAAAGATGTCCCG AAACCCATGAGCACAGATGAGGCTCTGGACTCCCTGTCCTTTGGGTTCACAACCTCTATGGCTCCCATCCCTCAGAAACAGGAGAAG AAAGTGGAAGACTTGGGTGCCATTGATGCCTTGTCTGCTGGCTTCTCAAACTTTGCTCCACCTCCACCCACTCCCATCAAG AAATCTGAAGAGTTTAAGTCTGCGCCTGTGACCAAGTCTCCTGCTCCCCCCGTTGACAAGAAAGCTAAGGTGGAAAAG TTTGCTGATGACTTCTCTCTGATGTCAGGATTGGACTCCCCACTGGACACCAAGCCCAAGACAGATGAG GGTGGCTCCATGTCCCTGGATGCTCTCAGTGCTCTGGGAGACTCTCTGCCTGCTCTAGAACCAGCACCTGAACCTCCCAAGATCAGACATGAGGACATAGTCACG GAGGGCAAACTCACATCGAAGAAGGGAGTGTTTGTGGGTGAGCGAGATGACACACTCCCACCAAAGTACAGGTTAACAGAAAACAAAGTCAAAGACCTGCCTCCTCTGAAGCCAGAG CCCTCCATGGACTCTGGTGAGGCTCTGGAGATCTTGTCAGGTGACTTCATGTCTTCCTGTGTGGCTCCAGCTGTCCAGGCTCCTGTCCTCTGCCCCCCAGCTCCTCCCACACAG GCCTCAGATGACTTTGCCTTGGATGCTCTGGCAGGGGACTTTGTAGCCCCAGCTGTTGCTCCTGCAGTCAAATCTGCTGTTGACCGCCAG CTATCTAGAGGGACAGTAGATGCTTTGGATACCTTGTCAGACTCCCTGATGGACAAGACTCCTATCCCAGAGCCTGCTCCTGTCTCAGTCAGAGACATCGTCAAG GAGAAAAAGATTATGGAGGAGAAGCTTACCAAAGTGGGGGAGAGGGATTCCAGCCTTCCAGCTGAATACCGGCCCACAGAGAAAGACCGAAAG GCAATGGCAGAGGCCAAAGTCCAGGCTGATGTTAGACCCAAGCAG CCATCGATGGATGACAGTGAGGCCCTTGACCTCTTGTCTAGAGACTTGTCTTTCTCAGCTGGTCCAGCTGCAGCCTCAGTAGCCGTGACAACAGAGCAGAGACAGCCCAGACTGGAG CCCATGTCTGCCCCTGTCCTGGATGACCTGGCAGGCACCCTGCTCCCAGACACCCCCGAGTTCAAATCCAAGGGAGACAAGCCAAAG AGCAAGAGCAAGTCAAGGTCAAAGTCAAAG AAACAAAGGGAGGAGGATCCGTCATCCATAGACCACCTGTCTGGACAGCTGAGTTCAGACGTAGTGTCAGCATCCACAAATAAGGGTGGCAAGAGCTAG
- the cast gene encoding calpastatin isoform X15, translating to MGQLLSWIRATRDNQALQDVAVEQQSQPRQYSPTSVAQVAVNPAQFESASAASTMATKPGAVSVTMGGATASGATAGGSPTTAGTTQRGTAKVAMPETALVSPAGATIIDIPTPGTKGSPKDTPKPAPMHPAKATPPTTGGGNIVGEATTPWKAEVPKLQESLKQTAKSVPTTSSKVDMAKKDPAQLVTAVAAPAAAAGNASLKGPQTKVQVEVVPPGAMAAKEELAVDPFDALADSLPSSESFAPAAHVYTGPEVIEHGLTSKKGVICGGKDCPLPPGYRFEDMAPVADVKPKDVPKPMSTDEALDSLSFGFTTSMAPIPQKQEKKVEDLGAIDALSAGFSNFAPPPPAPIKKSEEFKSAPVTKSPAPPVDKKAKVEKFADDFSLMSGLDSPLDTKPKTDESVPTTSSKVDMAKKDPAKLVTAVAAPAAAAGNASLKGPQTKKVEDFASVDALSAGFSNFAPPPPAPIKKSEEFKSAPVTKSPAPPVDKKAKVEKFADDFSLMSGLDSPLDTKPKTDESVPTTSIKVDMAKKDPAKLVTAVAAPAAAAGDASLKGPQTKVQVEVVPPGAMAAKEELAVDPFDALADSLPSSESFAPAAHVYTGPEVIEHGLTSKKGVICGGKDCPLPPGYRFEDMAPVADVKPKDVPKPMSTDEALDSLSFGFTTSMAPIPQKQEKKVEDLGAIDALSAGFSNFAPPPPTPIKKSEEFKSAPVTKSPAPPVDKKAKVEKFADDFSLMSGLDSPLDTKPKTDESVPTTSIKVDMAKKDPAKLVTAVAAPAAAAGDASLKGPQTKVQVEVVPPGAMAAKEPAPMHPAKATPPTTGGGNIVGEATTPWKAEVPKLQESLKQTAKSVPTTSSKVDMAKKDPAQLVTAVAAPAAAAGNASLKGPQTKVQVEVVPPGAMAAKEELAVDPFDALADSLPSSESFAPAAHVYTGPEVIEHGLTSKKGVICGGKDCPLPPGYRFEDMAPVADVKPKDVPKPMSTDEALDSLSFGFTTSMAPIPQKQEKKVEDLGAIDALSAGFSNFAPPPPTPIKKSEEFKSAPVTKSPAPPVDKKAKVEKFADDFSLMSGLDSPLDTKPKTDEGGSMSLDALSALGDSLPALEPAPEPPKIRHEDIVTEGKLTSKKGVFVGERDDTLPPKYRLTENKVKDLPPLKPEPSMDSGEALEILSGDFMSSCVAPAVQAPVLCPPAPPTQASDDFALDALAGDFVAPAVAPAVKSAVDRQLSRGTVDALDTLSDSLMDKTPIPEPAPVSVRDIVKEKKIMEEKLTKVGERDSSLPAEYRPTEKDRKAMAEAKVQADVRPKQPSMDDSEALDLLSRDLSFSAGPAAASVAVTTEQRQPRLEPMSAPVLDDLAGTLLPDTPEFKSKGDKPKSKSKSRSKSKKQREEDPSSIDHLSGQLSSDVVSASTNKGGKS from the exons CCGGCACCCATGCACCCAGCCAAAGCTACACCTCCTACCACGGGAGGAGGCAATATTGTAGGGGAGGCGACAACTCCATGGAAAGCTGAAGTACCAAAGCTTCAAGAGTCTCTGAAACAGACAGCCAAG AGTGTGCCCACCACATCAAGCAAAGTTGACATGGCTAAAAAGGATCCTGCTCAGTTGGTTACGGCCGTTGCTGCACCAGCTGCCGCAGCTGGAAATGCCTCTCTGAAGGGGCCACAGACTAAG GTACAGGTGGAAGTAGTTCCCCCAGGAGCTATGGCAGCCAAAGAG GAGCTTGCTGTGGACCCGTTCGATGCCCTGGCTGATTCCTTACCCTCATCAGAGTCTTTCGCCCCTGCAGCCCATGTATACACCGGGCCAGAGGTGATAGAG CATGGATTGACCTCAAAGAAGGGCGTGATATGTGGGGGGAAAGACTGCCCACTGCCCCCAGGATACCGATTTGAAGACATG GCCCCAGTTGCAGATGTCAAGCCAAAAGATGTCCCG AAACCCATGAGCACAGATGAGGCTCTGGACTCCCTGTCCTTTGGGTTCACAACCTCTATGGCTCCCATCCCTCAGAAACAGGAGAAG AAAGTGGAAGACTTGGGTGCCATTGATGCCTTGTCTGCTGGCTTCTCAAACTTTGCTCCACCTCCACCTGCTCCCATCAAG AAATCTGAAGAGTTTAAGTCTGCGCCTGTGACCAAGTCTCCTGCTCCCCCCGTTGACAAGAAAGCTAAGGTGGAAAAG TTTGCTGATGACTTCTCTCTGATGTCAGGATTGGACTCCCCACTGGACACCAAGCCCAAGACAGATGAG AGTGTGCCCACCACATCAAGCAAAGTTGACATGGCTAAAAAGGATCCTGCTAAGTTGGTTACGGCCGTTGCTGCACCAGCTGCCGCAGCTGGAAATGCCTCTCTGAAGGGGCCACAGACTAAG AAAGTTGAGGATTTCGCTTCTGTTGATGCCTTGTCTGCTGGCTTTTCCAACTTTGCTCCACCTCCACCCGCTCCCATCAAG AAATCTGAAGAGTTTAAGTCTGCGCCTGTGACCAAGTCTCCTGCTCCCCCCGTTGACAAGAAAGCTAAGGTGGAAAAG TTTGCTGATGACTTCTCTCTGATGTCAGGATTGGACTCCCCACTGGACACCAAGCCCAAGACAGATGAG AGTGTGCCCACCACATCAATCAAAGTTGACATGGCTAAAAAGGATCCTGCTAAGTTGGTTACGGCTGTTGCTGCACCAGCTGCCGCGGCTGGAGATGCCTCTCTGAAGGGGCCACAGACTAAG GTACAGGTGGAAGTAGTTCCCCCAGGAGCTATGGCAGCCAAAGAG GAGCTTGCTGTGGACCCGTTCGATGCCCTGGCTGATTCCTTACCCTCATCAGAGTCTTTCGCCCCTGCAGCCCATGTATACACCGGGCCAGAGGTGATAGAG CATGGATTGACCTCAAAGAAGGGAGTGATATGTGGGGGGAAAGACTGCCCACTGCCCCCAGGATACCGATTTGAAGACATG GCCCCAGTTGCAGATGTCAAGCCAAAAGATGTCCCG AAACCCATGAGCACAGATGAGGCTCTGGACTCCCTGTCCTTTGGGTTCACAACCTCTATGGCTCCCATCCCTCAGAAACAGGAGAAG AAAGTGGAAGACTTGGGTGCCATTGATGCCTTGTCTGCTGGCTTCTCAAACTTTGCTCCACCTCCACCCACTCCCATCAAG AAATCTGAAGAGTTTAAGTCTGCGCCTGTGACCAAGTCTCCTGCTCCCCCCGTTGACAAGAAAGCTAAGGTGGAAAAG TTTGCTGATGACTTCTCTCTGATGTCAGGATTGGACTCCCCACTGGACACCAAGCCCAAGACAGATGAG AGTGTGCCCACCACATCAATCAAAGTTGACATGGCTAAAAAGGATCCTGCTAAGTTGGTTACGGCTGTTGCTGCACCAGCTGCCGCGGCTGGAGATGCCTCTCTGAAGGGGCCACAGACTAAG GTACAGGTGGAAGTAGTTCCCCCAGGAGCTATGGCAGCCAAAGAG CCGGCACCCATGCACCCAGCCAAAGCTACACCTCCTACCACGGGAGGAGGCAATATTGTAGGGGAGGCGACAACTCCATGGAAAGCTGAAGTACCAAAGCTTCAAGAGTCTCTGAAACAGACAGCCAAG AGTGTGCCCACCACATCAAGCAAAGTTGACATGGCTAAAAAGGATCCTGCTCAGTTGGTTACGGCCGTTGCTGCACCAGCTGCCGCAGCTGGAAATGCCTCTCTGAAGGGGCCACAGACTAAG GTACAGGTGGAAGTAGTTCCCCCAGGAGCTATGGCAGCCAAAGAG GAGCTTGCTGTGGACCCGTTCGATGCCCTGGCTGATTCCTTACCCTCATCAGAGTCTTTCGCCCCTGCAGCCCATGTATACACCGGGCCAGAGGTGATAGAG CATGGATTGACCTCAAAGAAGGGAGTGATATGTGGGGGGAAAGACTGCCCACTGCCCCCAGGATACCGATTTGAAGACATG GCCCCAGTTGCAGATGTCAAGCCAAAAGATGTCCCG AAACCCATGAGCACAGATGAGGCTCTGGACTCCCTGTCCTTTGGGTTCACAACCTCTATGGCTCCCATCCCTCAGAAACAGGAGAAG AAAGTGGAAGACTTGGGTGCCATTGATGCCTTGTCTGCTGGCTTCTCAAACTTTGCTCCACCTCCACCCACTCCCATCAAG AAATCTGAAGAGTTTAAGTCTGCGCCTGTGACCAAGTCTCCTGCTCCCCCCGTTGACAAGAAAGCTAAGGTGGAAAAG TTTGCTGATGACTTCTCTCTGATGTCAGGATTGGACTCCCCACTGGACACCAAGCCCAAGACAGATGAG GGTGGCTCCATGTCCCTGGATGCTCTCAGTGCTCTGGGAGACTCTCTGCCTGCTCTAGAACCAGCACCTGAACCTCCCAAGATCAGACATGAGGACATAGTCACG GAGGGCAAACTCACATCGAAGAAGGGAGTGTTTGTGGGTGAGCGAGATGACACACTCCCACCAAAGTACAGGTTAACAGAAAACAAAGTCAAAGACCTGCCTCCTCTGAAGCCAGAG CCCTCCATGGACTCTGGTGAGGCTCTGGAGATCTTGTCAGGTGACTTCATGTCTTCCTGTGTGGCTCCAGCTGTCCAGGCTCCTGTCCTCTGCCCCCCAGCTCCTCCCACACAG GCCTCAGATGACTTTGCCTTGGATGCTCTGGCAGGGGACTTTGTAGCCCCAGCTGTTGCTCCTGCAGTCAAATCTGCTGTTGACCGCCAG CTATCTAGAGGGACAGTAGATGCTTTGGATACCTTGTCAGACTCCCTGATGGACAAGACTCCTATCCCAGAGCCTGCTCCTGTCTCAGTCAGAGACATCGTCAAG GAGAAAAAGATTATGGAGGAGAAGCTTACCAAAGTGGGGGAGAGGGATTCCAGCCTTCCAGCTGAATACCGGCCCACAGAGAAAGACCGAAAG GCAATGGCAGAGGCCAAAGTCCAGGCTGATGTTAGACCCAAGCAG CCATCGATGGATGACAGTGAGGCCCTTGACCTCTTGTCTAGAGACTTGTCTTTCTCAGCTGGTCCAGCTGCAGCCTCAGTAGCCGTGACAACAGAGCAGAGACAGCCCAGACTGGAG CCCATGTCTGCCCCTGTCCTGGATGACCTGGCAGGCACCCTGCTCCCAGACACCCCCGAGTTCAAATCCAAGGGAGACAAGCCAAAG AGCAAGAGCAAGTCAAGGTCAAAGTCAAAG AAACAAAGGGAGGAGGATCCGTCATCCATAGACCACCTGTCTGGACAGCTGAGTTCAGACGTAGTGTCAGCATCCACAAATAAGGGTGGCAAGAGCTAG